In Pieris rapae chromosome 24, ilPieRapa1.1, whole genome shotgun sequence, a single window of DNA contains:
- the LOC111001780 gene encoding dihydrolipoyllysine-residue succinyltransferase component of 2-oxoglutarate dehydrogenase complex, mitochondrial: protein MLRRCSRNLQTIYRRQSQALRFRSTEIPKIYGAAHHVTLKPRVFTHSQVASIHFTNPLMAEQDVMTPSFPDSVSEGDVKLDKKVGDAVAADDVVLEIETDKTAIPVMAPENGIIKELYVKDGETVKAGQKLFRLEITSGAPKKEAPAEVKSEPTPPPAAAPPPSAVPTPSAAPPTPPPPKPQTPPPQAPKAGAPISSIPVAAIRHAQAIETASVRVPPSDYSKEIVGTRSEQRVKMNRMRQRIAERLKQAQDTNALLTTFNEVDMSHIMAFRKKNLEAFTKKFGVKLGLMSPFVKAAASALQDQPVVNAVIDGNEIVYRDYVDISVAVATPKGLVVPVIRNVQTMTYADIELTVAALAEKARNGKLTIEEMDGGTFTISNGGVFGSLMGTPIVNPPQSGILGMHGIFERPIALNGQVVIRPMMYIALTYDHRLIDGREAVLFLKKIKQGVEDPASIVAGL from the coding sequence ATGTTGCGTCGGTGCTCTAGAAATCTTCAGACCATATACCGGCGGCAGAGCCAAGCCCTCCGGTTTCGGTCAACAGAGATACCCAAGATCTATGGAGCTGCTCATCATGTTACCCTCAAACCTAGGGTTTTCACCCATAGCCAGGTAGCCTCTATTCATTTTACCAACCCATTAATGGCTGAACAGGATGTGATGACCCCTAGTTTCCCAGATTCCGTATCAGAGGGTGATGTGAAACTCGACAAGAAAGTTGGCGATGCGGTCGCAGCCGACGACGTAGTACTAGAAATCGAGACCGACAAAACAGCTATTCCTGTCATGGCACCAGAAAATGGAATCATCAAGGAATTGTACGTAAAGGATGGAGAAACTGTAAAAGCAGGACAAAAGTTATTCCGTTTAGAAATCACCAGTGGGGCACCCAAAAAGGAGGCACCAGCTGAAGTTAAATCCGAACCGACTCCTCCACCGGCCGCTGCCCCACCGCCATCTGCTGTTCCAACGCCATCTGCTGCACCACCTACTCCTCCCCCACCTAAACCCCAAACGCCTCCTCCCCAAGCACCTAAAGCCGGGGCTCCAATCTCATCTATCCCCGTCGCAGCTATCCGTCACGCCCAAGCTATAGAAACGGCATCAGTCCGCGTCCCACCCAGTGACTACAGCAAAGAAATTGTCGGCACCCGCAGCGAGCAGCGAGTGAAAATGAACAGAATGAGACAGCGTATTGCTGAACGCCTGAAACAGGCCCAGGACACAAACGCCCTCCTCACAACCTTCAACGAAGTAGACATGTCCCACATAATGGCCTTTAGAAAGAAGAACCTGGAAGCTTTTACTAAAAAGTTTGGTGTCAAACTTGGTTTAATGTCTCCATTTGTTAAGGCAGCTGCAAGTGCGTTGCAAGACCAACCGGTTGTCAATGCTGTGATTGATGGTAATGAAATCGTCTACAGGGATTATGTGGACATATCAGTTGCTGTAGCAACACCAAAAGGACTGGTCGTGCCAGTCATTAGAAATGTTCAAACAATGACATATGCAGACATTGAATTGACTGTCGCTGCACTAGCCGAGAAAGCCAGGAACGGTAAGTTAACTATTGAAGAAATGGATGGAGGTACATTTACTATTAGCAACGGTGGAGTGTTTGGCTCATTAATGGGCACCCCAATTGTTAACCCACCACAATCGGGAATCTTGGGAATGCACGGAATATTTGAAAGACCAATTGCCTTGAATGGGCAGGTTGTGATCCGACCGATGATGTACATAGCCCTAACTTATGATCATAGATTAATTGATGGTCGTGAAGCAGTGCTATTCTTGAAAAAAATCAAGCAAGGTGTAGAAGACCCAGCTAGCATTGTCGCTGGACTTTAA